A segment of the bacterium BMS3Abin08 genome:
TCGGCACTGCCGGACAGGGAGAGAAGTTCGTCGTGCTCGAGTTCTGAAGGTCTGATACCGTAAGAGGCATGACCGATAGAGGTTACAAAGCTGCCGATCGTTATCCCTAACTCCTCAAGAAACCTCCTTGCCACAGCCCCGATGGCAACACGGGCCGCTGTTTCACGGGCAGATGACCTCTCAAGGATATTCCTTATATCATCGTGATGAAACTTCTGTGTCCCTGGAAGGTCTGCATGTCCCGGGCGTGGTCGTGTTACAGGAGGTATTGAGCCGCTGTCATCAACAGAAATGGACATGCCTTTTTCCCAGTTGCTCCAGTCCCGGTTTTTTATCATCAGTGCGATGGGAGAGCCGAGGGTTTTACCCCATCGGATGCCGGAGATAATTTCAACCTCATCGTATTCAATCTTCATCCTGCCGCCGCGGCCATAGCCTGCCTGCCTTCTCTTGAGCTGGGTGTTTATATGCCCGGGGGAGATCTCCATGTTGGCCGGGATTCCTTCTATTACTGCAACGAGTCCCTTGCCGTGAGATTCCCCTGCAGTTATCTGTAAGAGTTTAAGCATAAGTCCTTTCTTAAGTTATATTTTACAATACCTTGCTGAAAGCCCCGACCTTTGGTCGGGAGCTTGAGCACGAATCCGGCGGTAAGCAGTGCCGGACAGGGCGACTTTCGATGTTTTTATAGAACTCCGCCGGCAAATGTGCCGTAGGTATATGAAGGCACCGGGGCCGGTGTTAAATCCTATTTCACTGCGGGATAAAAAGTCAAGGAAAAAACTCTGAAATCTTTAAGAAAAAAATGAGATAATATAGTGTCGTCATTATGAATGCATTAATAAACTTGAAGGGAATCAGAAAAAACTACAGGCTTGCCAACAGGGAGATTGAGGTCCTCAAAGGGATAGATCTTGATGTTCAGAAGGGCCGGTTTGTGTGCATAATGGGGCCTTCGGGCTCGGGGAAATCAACGCTTCTGAACATTATAGGCTGTCTTGACAGACCTTCAGCCGGTGTCTATGAGCTGGAAGGAAGGAAAATAGGTGCGGTTTCCGACGATGATCTGTCCGGGATCAGAAACAGAAAGATGGGGTTTGTCTTTCAGAACTTCAATCTGCTGCCCCGATTGCCTGCCTGGAAAAATGTCGAACTCCCGCTGATTTACAGTGGCATAGGGTCAAGGGATAGGAAGAAGAGGGCACATGAAATGCTTGAACGTGTGGGGCTTGCGGACAGGGCTGAACACTCGCCGTCCGAGATGTCGGGGGGCGAGCAGCAGAGGGTTGCCATAGCAAGGGCTCTTGTTAATGTTCCCTTGATTATACTTGCAGACGAACCAACCGGTAATCTCGACAGTGCATCCGGCCGGGAGATTATGGGAATTTTCAGAGATCTTCATCGTGATGGAACAACGGTACTGCTTGTAACTCATGAGAGGGAAATCTCCGCGTATGGCGAGCGGGTTATTACAATAAGGGACGGAATATGCAGGGATGGCTGTTTTTAGACTGAAGGTCATGGATATCGTAGAGGTAATAAGGATCTCATGGGACTCGCTAAGGGCCAACAAACTAAGGTCATTACTCACTATGCTTGGTGTAATTATCGGTGTTTCGGCAGTGATACTCCTTGTTTCAATCGGGGAAGGTGCAAGGAAGTACATCAGGAAAGAACTTGGCGGCCTCGGGGCCAACATCCTGATCGTTGTTCCCGGAAAGACCGCAAAAGAGGGTGGGATGCACATGGGGACTTCATCCGTAAGGAAGCTTGTGTATGATGATGCATTATTGCTGAAGAGGAGGTCTGCGCATATACAGTACTCCGTACCTGTGGTTGTCGGCACTTCCTGGGTCAAGTACCGTAAGAATAAGAGGGATACATACGTTGTGGGAGTGACGGATGAGTACTTTCCTGCAAGAAATCTTTCGATCGAGCATGGAAGGGCAATGAATGCGGCTGACGTCGAGGCCCGGCGGCGGGTCTGCGTACTTGGCAGGACCGTCAAAAGGGATCTCTTTGGTGACAGGAATTCTCTGGGTGCGACACTCAGGATCGGGGACTCGATGTACCGCGTTATCGGAGTTATGGAGAAAAAGGGGGTGACCCTTGGATATGACCTTGATGACGTGGTGTTTATCCCTACTACGGTTGCCATGGAACTCTTTGACACCGACGCGCTTCTTAATATAACGGTGAAGGCCAGGAATGAACTGGTATTAAATGCAGCCAGGAAGGATATTCAGAGGGTATTGAAGAGACGCCATGCGGGGAGGGACGATTTTACCATACTCAGCCAGGACGAGATGCTCGATGTCATGGGCAAGGTTCTGAATATCATGACCGCCGTACTTGCAGGTATTGCGGCGATATCCCTCGTAGTAGGCGGGATAGGAATAATGAATATAATGCTTGTTTCCGTTAGAG
Coding sequences within it:
- the macB_6 gene encoding macrolide export ATP-binding/permease protein MacB, translating into MAVFRLKVMDIVEVIRISWDSLRANKLRSLLTMLGVIIGVSAVILLVSIGEGARKYIRKELGGLGANILIVVPGKTAKEGGMHMGTSSVRKLVYDDALLLKRRSAHIQYSVPVVVGTSWVKYRKNKRDTYVVGVTDEYFPARNLSIEHGRAMNAADVEARRRVCVLGRTVKRDLFGDRNSLGATLRIGDSMYRVIGVMEKKGVTLGYDLDDVVFIPTTVAMELFDTDALLNITVKARNELVLNAARKDIQRVLKRRHAGRDDFTILSQDEMLDVMGKVLNIMTAVLAGIAAISLVVGGIGIMNIMLVSVRERTREIGIRKAVGARRMDILFQFLMESTVLSITGGIGGIVLGGTLSVLIPYFIDFLPTEIAWWSVILAFVFSAFVGIFFGVYPAKKASEYDPIVALRYE
- the macB_5 gene encoding macrolide export ATP-binding/permease protein MacB; its protein translation is MNALINLKGIRKNYRLANREIEVLKGIDLDVQKGRFVCIMGPSGSGKSTLLNIIGCLDRPSAGVYELEGRKIGAVSDDDLSGIRNRKMGFVFQNFNLLPRLPAWKNVELPLIYSGIGSRDRKKRAHEMLERVGLADRAEHSPSEMSGGEQQRVAIARALVNVPLIILADEPTGNLDSASGREIMGIFRDLHRDGTTVLLVTHEREISAYGERVITIRDGICRDGCF